From Passer domesticus isolate bPasDom1 chromosome 5, bPasDom1.hap1, whole genome shotgun sequence, the proteins below share one genomic window:
- the PMPCB gene encoding mitochondrial-processing peptidase subunit beta isoform X4 — MWLYTHQCVHVGAGRCTVAKAAREVILNVPETRVSPLENGLQVASEDSGLSTCTVGLWIDAGSRYENEKNNGTAHFLEHMAFKGTKKRSQLDLELEIENMGAHLNAYTSREQTVYYAKAFSKDLPRAVEILADIIQNSTLGEAEIERERGVILREMQEVETNLQEVVFDYLHATAYQNTALGRTILGPTENIKSINRNDLVEYITTHYKGPRMVLAAAGGVSHDELLDLAKCHFGNLPSAPEGGLPPLPPCSFTGSEIRIRDDKMPLAHLAIAVEAAGWSDPDTIPLMVANTLIGNWDRSFGGGVQNLSSKLAQIACQGNLCHSFQSFNTCYTDTGLWGLYMVCEPSTIQDMVHFVQKEWIRLCTSVTENEVARAKNLLKTNMLLQLDGSTPICEDIGRQMLCYKRRIPIPELEARIEAIDAQTIREICTKYIHDKHPAVAAVGPIEQLPEYSKICSGLYWRRE; from the exons ATGTGGTTATACACACATCAG TGTGTgcatgttggagcagggaggtgcaCAGTTGCCAAAGCAGCAAGAGAAGTAATCTTAAATGTCCCTGAAACTAGGGTGAGTCCTTTGGAAAATGGCTTGCAAGTGGCTTCTGAAGACTCTGGACTCTCAACATGCACA gTTGGACTTTGGATTGATGCTGGAAGCAGGTATGAAAATGAGAAGAACAATGGAACTGCTCACTTTCTTGAGCATATGGCTTTCAAG GGGACAAAAAAGAGATCTCAGTTAGACCTTGAGCTGGAGATTGAGAACATGGGGGCTCATCTGAACGCGTACACGTCCAGGGAACAAACTGTGTATTATGCAAAGGCTTTTTCAAAAGATCTACCAAGAG CTGTGGAAATTCTTGCTGACATCATTCAGAACAGTACCCTGGGAGAGGCAGAGATTGAGCGTGAGAGAGGAGTTATACTTCGAGAGATGCAAGAGGTTGAAACCAATTTGCAGGAAGTTGTCTTTGATTACCTTCATGCCACAGCCTACCAGAATACAGCCCTGGGACGGACCATTTTAGGACCCACTGAAAATATCAA aTCCATAAATCGTAATGACTTGGTGGAGTACATAACAACACATTACAAAGGACCCAGAATGgtcttggctgctgctggag GGGTCTCTCACGATGAACTACTTGACCTGGCAAAGTGCCATTTTGGTAACTTGCCATCTGCTCCAGAAGGAGGACTGCCACCCCTGCCACCTTGTAGCTTCACAGGCAGTGAG ATCCGGATAAGGGATGACAAGATgcccctggcacacctggccaTTGCCGTGGAAGCAGCCGGCTGGTCAGACCCCGACACCATCCCACTCATGGTAGCCAACACCCTGATAGGTAACTGGGATCGCTCCTTTGGAGGAGGAGTG CAGAATTTGTCCAGTAAACTTGCTCAGATTGCCTGCCAGGGTAACCTGTGTCACAGCTTCCAGTCCTTCAACACCTGCTACACTgacacagggctgtggggaCTCTATATGGTCTGTGAGCCTTCCACTATTCAGGACATGGTGCACTTTGTTCAGAAAGAATG GATAAGACTTTGCACAAGCGTTACAGAAAATGAAGTAGCTCGAGCAAAAAATCTTCTGAAGACAAATATGCTGCTACAACTTGATG GGTCCACACCAATCTGTGAAGACATTGGAAGACAAATGCTGTGTTACAAGCGCCGCATCCCAATTCCAGAACTTGAGGCAAGAATTGAA GCTATAGATGCCCAGACTATTAGAGAAATCTGCACAAAGTACATCCATGATAAGCATCCTGCAGTTGCTGCCGTGG GTCCAATTGAACAACTTCCAGAGTATAGCAAAATCTGCAGTGGCTTGTATTGGCGTCGTGAGTAG
- the PMPCB gene encoding mitochondrial-processing peptidase subunit beta isoform X1, with amino-acid sequence MAASAARSAARRLLLPWSARLVRAPGAAQRCVHVGAGRCTVAKAAREVILNVPETRVSPLENGLQVASEDSGLSTCTVGLWIDAGSRYENEKNNGTAHFLEHMAFKGTKKRSQLDLELEIENMGAHLNAYTSREQTVYYAKAFSKDLPRAVEILADIIQNSTLGEAEIERERGVILREMQEVETNLQEVVFDYLHATAYQNTALGRTILGPTENIKSINRNDLVEYITTHYKGPRMVLAAAGGVSHDELLDLAKCHFGNLPSAPEGGLPPLPPCSFTGSEIRIRDDKMPLAHLAIAVEAAGWSDPDTIPLMVANTLIGNWDRSFGGGVQNLSSKLAQIACQGNLCHSFQSFNTCYTDTGLWGLYMVCEPSTIQDMVHFVQKEWIRLCTSVTENEVARAKNLLKTNMLLQLDGSTPICEDIGRQMLCYKRRIPIPELEARIEAIDAQTIREICTKYIHDKHPAVAAVGPIEQLPEYSKICSGLYWRRE; translated from the exons ATGGCGGCGTCTGCGGCACGCTCAGCGGCCCGGCGGCTTCTCTTGCCCTGGTCCGCCCGCCTGGTGCGAGCGCCCGGCGCGGCGCAGCGG TGTGTgcatgttggagcagggaggtgcaCAGTTGCCAAAGCAGCAAGAGAAGTAATCTTAAATGTCCCTGAAACTAGGGTGAGTCCTTTGGAAAATGGCTTGCAAGTGGCTTCTGAAGACTCTGGACTCTCAACATGCACA gTTGGACTTTGGATTGATGCTGGAAGCAGGTATGAAAATGAGAAGAACAATGGAACTGCTCACTTTCTTGAGCATATGGCTTTCAAG GGGACAAAAAAGAGATCTCAGTTAGACCTTGAGCTGGAGATTGAGAACATGGGGGCTCATCTGAACGCGTACACGTCCAGGGAACAAACTGTGTATTATGCAAAGGCTTTTTCAAAAGATCTACCAAGAG CTGTGGAAATTCTTGCTGACATCATTCAGAACAGTACCCTGGGAGAGGCAGAGATTGAGCGTGAGAGAGGAGTTATACTTCGAGAGATGCAAGAGGTTGAAACCAATTTGCAGGAAGTTGTCTTTGATTACCTTCATGCCACAGCCTACCAGAATACAGCCCTGGGACGGACCATTTTAGGACCCACTGAAAATATCAA aTCCATAAATCGTAATGACTTGGTGGAGTACATAACAACACATTACAAAGGACCCAGAATGgtcttggctgctgctggag GGGTCTCTCACGATGAACTACTTGACCTGGCAAAGTGCCATTTTGGTAACTTGCCATCTGCTCCAGAAGGAGGACTGCCACCCCTGCCACCTTGTAGCTTCACAGGCAGTGAG ATCCGGATAAGGGATGACAAGATgcccctggcacacctggccaTTGCCGTGGAAGCAGCCGGCTGGTCAGACCCCGACACCATCCCACTCATGGTAGCCAACACCCTGATAGGTAACTGGGATCGCTCCTTTGGAGGAGGAGTG CAGAATTTGTCCAGTAAACTTGCTCAGATTGCCTGCCAGGGTAACCTGTGTCACAGCTTCCAGTCCTTCAACACCTGCTACACTgacacagggctgtggggaCTCTATATGGTCTGTGAGCCTTCCACTATTCAGGACATGGTGCACTTTGTTCAGAAAGAATG GATAAGACTTTGCACAAGCGTTACAGAAAATGAAGTAGCTCGAGCAAAAAATCTTCTGAAGACAAATATGCTGCTACAACTTGATG GGTCCACACCAATCTGTGAAGACATTGGAAGACAAATGCTGTGTTACAAGCGCCGCATCCCAATTCCAGAACTTGAGGCAAGAATTGAA GCTATAGATGCCCAGACTATTAGAGAAATCTGCACAAAGTACATCCATGATAAGCATCCTGCAGTTGCTGCCGTGG GTCCAATTGAACAACTTCCAGAGTATAGCAAAATCTGCAGTGGCTTGTATTGGCGTCGTGAGTAG
- the PMPCB gene encoding mitochondrial-processing peptidase subunit beta isoform X2 encodes MAASAARSAARRLLLPWSARLVRAPGAAQRCVHVGAGRCTVAKAAREVILNVPETRVSPLENGLQVASEDSGLSTCTVGLWIDAGSRYENEKNNGTAHFLEHMAFKGTKKRSQLDLELEIENMGAHLNAYTSREQTVYYAKAFSKDLPRAVEILADIIQNSTLGEAEIERERGVILREMQEVETNLQEVVFDYLHATAYQNTALGRTILGPTENIKSINRNDLVEYITTHYKGPRMVLAAAGGVSHDELLDLAKCHFGNLPSAPEGGLPPLPPCSFTGSEIRIRDDKMPLAHLAIAVEAAGWSDPDTIPLMVANTLIGNWDRSFGGGVNLSSKLAQIACQGNLCHSFQSFNTCYTDTGLWGLYMVCEPSTIQDMVHFVQKEWIRLCTSVTENEVARAKNLLKTNMLLQLDGSTPICEDIGRQMLCYKRRIPIPELEARIEAIDAQTIREICTKYIHDKHPAVAAVGPIEQLPEYSKICSGLYWRRE; translated from the exons ATGGCGGCGTCTGCGGCACGCTCAGCGGCCCGGCGGCTTCTCTTGCCCTGGTCCGCCCGCCTGGTGCGAGCGCCCGGCGCGGCGCAGCGG TGTGTgcatgttggagcagggaggtgcaCAGTTGCCAAAGCAGCAAGAGAAGTAATCTTAAATGTCCCTGAAACTAGGGTGAGTCCTTTGGAAAATGGCTTGCAAGTGGCTTCTGAAGACTCTGGACTCTCAACATGCACA gTTGGACTTTGGATTGATGCTGGAAGCAGGTATGAAAATGAGAAGAACAATGGAACTGCTCACTTTCTTGAGCATATGGCTTTCAAG GGGACAAAAAAGAGATCTCAGTTAGACCTTGAGCTGGAGATTGAGAACATGGGGGCTCATCTGAACGCGTACACGTCCAGGGAACAAACTGTGTATTATGCAAAGGCTTTTTCAAAAGATCTACCAAGAG CTGTGGAAATTCTTGCTGACATCATTCAGAACAGTACCCTGGGAGAGGCAGAGATTGAGCGTGAGAGAGGAGTTATACTTCGAGAGATGCAAGAGGTTGAAACCAATTTGCAGGAAGTTGTCTTTGATTACCTTCATGCCACAGCCTACCAGAATACAGCCCTGGGACGGACCATTTTAGGACCCACTGAAAATATCAA aTCCATAAATCGTAATGACTTGGTGGAGTACATAACAACACATTACAAAGGACCCAGAATGgtcttggctgctgctggag GGGTCTCTCACGATGAACTACTTGACCTGGCAAAGTGCCATTTTGGTAACTTGCCATCTGCTCCAGAAGGAGGACTGCCACCCCTGCCACCTTGTAGCTTCACAGGCAGTGAG ATCCGGATAAGGGATGACAAGATgcccctggcacacctggccaTTGCCGTGGAAGCAGCCGGCTGGTCAGACCCCGACACCATCCCACTCATGGTAGCCAACACCCTGATAGGTAACTGGGATCGCTCCTTTGGAGGAGGAGTG AATTTGTCCAGTAAACTTGCTCAGATTGCCTGCCAGGGTAACCTGTGTCACAGCTTCCAGTCCTTCAACACCTGCTACACTgacacagggctgtggggaCTCTATATGGTCTGTGAGCCTTCCACTATTCAGGACATGGTGCACTTTGTTCAGAAAGAATG GATAAGACTTTGCACAAGCGTTACAGAAAATGAAGTAGCTCGAGCAAAAAATCTTCTGAAGACAAATATGCTGCTACAACTTGATG GGTCCACACCAATCTGTGAAGACATTGGAAGACAAATGCTGTGTTACAAGCGCCGCATCCCAATTCCAGAACTTGAGGCAAGAATTGAA GCTATAGATGCCCAGACTATTAGAGAAATCTGCACAAAGTACATCCATGATAAGCATCCTGCAGTTGCTGCCGTGG GTCCAATTGAACAACTTCCAGAGTATAGCAAAATCTGCAGTGGCTTGTATTGGCGTCGTGAGTAG
- the PMPCB gene encoding mitochondrial-processing peptidase subunit beta isoform X3, which produces MLGVVVAAAVHGGRCSRWSVCAALCVHVGAGRCTVAKAAREVILNVPETRVSPLENGLQVASEDSGLSTCTVGLWIDAGSRYENEKNNGTAHFLEHMAFKGTKKRSQLDLELEIENMGAHLNAYTSREQTVYYAKAFSKDLPRAVEILADIIQNSTLGEAEIERERGVILREMQEVETNLQEVVFDYLHATAYQNTALGRTILGPTENIKSINRNDLVEYITTHYKGPRMVLAAAGGVSHDELLDLAKCHFGNLPSAPEGGLPPLPPCSFTGSEIRIRDDKMPLAHLAIAVEAAGWSDPDTIPLMVANTLIGNWDRSFGGGVQNLSSKLAQIACQGNLCHSFQSFNTCYTDTGLWGLYMVCEPSTIQDMVHFVQKEWIRLCTSVTENEVARAKNLLKTNMLLQLDGSTPICEDIGRQMLCYKRRIPIPELEARIEAIDAQTIREICTKYIHDKHPAVAAVGPIEQLPEYSKICSGLYWRRE; this is translated from the exons ATGCTGGGAGTTGTAGTCGCGGCGGCGGTGCACGGCGGGAGGTGTAGTCGGTGGTCCGTCTGCGCTGCTCTG TGTGTgcatgttggagcagggaggtgcaCAGTTGCCAAAGCAGCAAGAGAAGTAATCTTAAATGTCCCTGAAACTAGGGTGAGTCCTTTGGAAAATGGCTTGCAAGTGGCTTCTGAAGACTCTGGACTCTCAACATGCACA gTTGGACTTTGGATTGATGCTGGAAGCAGGTATGAAAATGAGAAGAACAATGGAACTGCTCACTTTCTTGAGCATATGGCTTTCAAG GGGACAAAAAAGAGATCTCAGTTAGACCTTGAGCTGGAGATTGAGAACATGGGGGCTCATCTGAACGCGTACACGTCCAGGGAACAAACTGTGTATTATGCAAAGGCTTTTTCAAAAGATCTACCAAGAG CTGTGGAAATTCTTGCTGACATCATTCAGAACAGTACCCTGGGAGAGGCAGAGATTGAGCGTGAGAGAGGAGTTATACTTCGAGAGATGCAAGAGGTTGAAACCAATTTGCAGGAAGTTGTCTTTGATTACCTTCATGCCACAGCCTACCAGAATACAGCCCTGGGACGGACCATTTTAGGACCCACTGAAAATATCAA aTCCATAAATCGTAATGACTTGGTGGAGTACATAACAACACATTACAAAGGACCCAGAATGgtcttggctgctgctggag GGGTCTCTCACGATGAACTACTTGACCTGGCAAAGTGCCATTTTGGTAACTTGCCATCTGCTCCAGAAGGAGGACTGCCACCCCTGCCACCTTGTAGCTTCACAGGCAGTGAG ATCCGGATAAGGGATGACAAGATgcccctggcacacctggccaTTGCCGTGGAAGCAGCCGGCTGGTCAGACCCCGACACCATCCCACTCATGGTAGCCAACACCCTGATAGGTAACTGGGATCGCTCCTTTGGAGGAGGAGTG CAGAATTTGTCCAGTAAACTTGCTCAGATTGCCTGCCAGGGTAACCTGTGTCACAGCTTCCAGTCCTTCAACACCTGCTACACTgacacagggctgtggggaCTCTATATGGTCTGTGAGCCTTCCACTATTCAGGACATGGTGCACTTTGTTCAGAAAGAATG GATAAGACTTTGCACAAGCGTTACAGAAAATGAAGTAGCTCGAGCAAAAAATCTTCTGAAGACAAATATGCTGCTACAACTTGATG GGTCCACACCAATCTGTGAAGACATTGGAAGACAAATGCTGTGTTACAAGCGCCGCATCCCAATTCCAGAACTTGAGGCAAGAATTGAA GCTATAGATGCCCAGACTATTAGAGAAATCTGCACAAAGTACATCCATGATAAGCATCCTGCAGTTGCTGCCGTGG GTCCAATTGAACAACTTCCAGAGTATAGCAAAATCTGCAGTGGCTTGTATTGGCGTCGTGAGTAG
- the DNAJC2 gene encoding dnaJ homolog subfamily C member 2 isoform X3 produces the protein MLKTLDPKDWKNQDHYAVLGLGNIRYRATQKQIKAAHKSMVLKHHPDKRKAAGEQIGEGDNDYFTCITKAYEILSDPVKRRAFNSIDPTFDNSVPSKSEAKENFFEVFSPVFERNARWSNKKNVPKLGDMNSSFEEVDAFYSFWYNFDSWREFSYLDEEEKEKAECRDERRWIEKQNRAARALRKKEEMNRIRTLVDNAYSCDPRIKKFKEEEKAKKEAEKKAKVEAKRKEQEAKEKQRQAELEAARLAKEKEEEEVRQQALVAKKEKEIQKKAIKKERQKLRTTCKNWNYFSDNEADCVKMMEEVEKLCDRLELASLQCLNEALTSTTKEGGKAAVVKQIEEINEQIRREKEEAEARMRQATKSSEKSTTGGGGGSKNWPEDDLQLLIKAVNLFPAGTNSRWEVIANYMNLHSTTGIKRTAKDVINKAKSLQKLDPHQKDDINKKAFDKFKKEHGVVPQMDSAAPSERFEGSPLDSSPWTTEEQKLLEQALKTYPVNTPERWEKIAAAVPGRSKKDCMKRYKELVEMVKAKKAAQEQVMNATKVKK, from the exons ATAAATCCATGGTTTTGAAACATCATCCAGACAAACGAAAAGCTGCAGGGGAACAAATAGGAGAAGGTGATAATGATTACTTTACTTGCATAACTAAAG CTTATGAAATATTATCTGATCCTGTGAAACGACGAGCATTTAACAGCATAGATCCAACTTTTGATAACTCTGTACCTTCCAAAAgtgaagcaaaagaaaatttcttcGAAGTTTTCTCACCAGTTTTTGAAAGAAATGCCAG GTGGTCAAATAAGAAAAATGTACCTAAACTTGGGGACATGAACTCCTCCTTTGAGGAGGTAGATGCATTCTATTCCTTTTG GTATAATTTTGATTCCTGGAGAGAATTTTCCTATTTagatgaagaggaaaaagaaaaagcagaatg TCGAGATGAAAGGAGGTGGATTGAAAAGCAGaacagagctgccagagcattgagaaaaaaagaagaaatgaacaGAATTAGGACTCTTGTTG ACAATGCATACAGCTGTGATCCCAGGATAAAGAAATttaaggaggaagaaaaggcaAAGAAGGAAGCAGAGAAGAAAGCCAAGGTAGAAGCAAAGCGCAAAGAACaggaagcaaaagaaaaa CAAAGACAAGCAGAATTAGAAGCAGCACGGTTAGcaaaagaaaaggaggaggaagaagttAGGCAGCAAGCATTAGtggcaaaaaaggaaaaagagataCAGAAGAAAGCAATCaagaaagaaaggcaaaaacTCAGAACAACATGCAAG AACTGGAATTACTTTTCTGATAATGAGGCAGATTGTGTTAAAATGATGGAGGAGGTGGAAAAGCTTTGTGATCGTCTTGAGCTAGCAAG tctGCAATGCTTGAATGAAGCACTTACATCCACAAcaaaggaaggagggaaggcgGCTGTAGTAAAACAG ATAGaagaaataaatgaacaaaTAAGGCGAGAGAAAGAAGAGGCAGAAGCTCGTATGCGCCAAGCAACAAAGAGCTCAGAAAAGTCAACCACTGGCGGTGGAGGGGGAAGCAAAAATTGGCCAGAGGACGATTTGCAGTTGTTAATTAAAGCTGTGAACCTCTTTCCAGCAGGGACTAACTCAAG GTGGGAAGTTATTGCCAATTATATGAACTTGCACTCTACTACTGGAATAAAACGAACAGCAAAAGATGTCATCAATAAAGCAAAGAGTCTCCAAAAGCTTG ACCCTCATCAAAAAGATGACATAAACAAGAAAGCATTtgacaaatttaaaaaagaacatGGTGTGGTGCCTCAGATGGACAGTGCTGCCCCCTCAGAACGATTTGAAG GATCACCTCTAGATTCATCCCCTTGGACTACAGAAGAACAAAAACTTTTAGAACAAGCATTGAAGACTTATCCAGTAAATACTCCTGAAAGATGGGAGAAAATAGCAGCAGCTGTTCCAGGCCGGTCAAAAAAAGACTGCATGAAGCGATATAAG GAACTCGTGGAAATGGTCAAGGCAAAGAAAGCTGCTCAAGAACAAGTGATGAATGCTACTAAAGTCAAGAAATGA